Proteins found in one Candidatus Hydrogenedentota bacterium genomic segment:
- a CDS encoding transglutaminase domain-containing protein, whose product MTRRIVALFFFLLAPAALSQPIDIAAYLGESWYGVYMNDQKAGYAVNKVEQNDDGSVSVIENMRFQINMAGVKQDMRIEATRTYAADGALLSIVSEVVDPAGSNRFNGVVRGDELHLKTVIGGAESEGVHPKPRESLQDAMKLAQLVSGDAKVGAAIEFTTFEPMYRKEITGISTIVAVEEREMQGVHTKVFKISTELREMGVNSVSYVTEDGVTLEDEVAGLIKLRLEDEQLARDVSYSNDVIAGNAALVETPIQDARKRNSLALEMRGPLSDAHVFNDERQTVTPADGYYRFEGRRYDMKGFKPAPLPITDEALAPWIEATQFVQSDHPKLIEKAKSIIDEATASGALKDASDSLAVSKLLCEWVYKNMNSTFSARLTNAIEVLEHLEGDCTEHSILFIGLARAAGLPAREVAGLVYVEGVQPGFYFHQWAKVWVGKWIDVDPTFNQPLVDATHIKLAEGDLFQQARIIPIIGQLQIREAEDQ is encoded by the coding sequence ATGACACGACGGATTGTGGCGCTATTCTTCTTTCTGCTCGCGCCCGCGGCGCTATCCCAGCCGATCGATATCGCGGCCTACCTCGGCGAGAGCTGGTACGGCGTCTACATGAACGACCAGAAGGCGGGCTACGCGGTTAACAAGGTCGAGCAGAACGACGACGGGAGCGTATCCGTTATCGAGAATATGCGCTTTCAGATCAACATGGCGGGCGTGAAGCAGGACATGCGGATCGAGGCGACGCGCACCTACGCTGCCGACGGCGCATTGCTTTCCATCGTCTCGGAAGTCGTGGATCCCGCCGGATCCAACCGCTTCAATGGCGTCGTGCGCGGCGACGAATTGCATCTCAAGACGGTCATCGGGGGGGCGGAGTCGGAGGGGGTGCATCCGAAGCCCAGGGAGTCGCTCCAGGACGCCATGAAGCTCGCCCAGCTGGTTTCCGGAGACGCGAAGGTTGGCGCCGCGATTGAGTTCACCACCTTCGAGCCCATGTACCGGAAGGAAATCACGGGCATCAGTACGATTGTGGCGGTGGAAGAACGCGAGATGCAGGGGGTGCACACGAAGGTCTTCAAGATCTCCACGGAACTCCGGGAGATGGGTGTAAACTCGGTGTCCTATGTCACAGAGGACGGCGTGACGCTGGAAGACGAGGTGGCGGGCCTGATCAAGCTGCGCCTGGAAGACGAACAGCTCGCGCGCGACGTTTCCTACAGTAACGATGTAATCGCGGGCAACGCGGCCCTGGTCGAAACCCCGATCCAGGATGCGCGAAAGCGGAATTCGCTCGCGCTGGAAATGCGCGGCCCCCTGTCGGACGCGCATGTGTTCAACGACGAGCGCCAGACGGTGACGCCGGCGGACGGCTACTACCGTTTCGAGGGGCGGCGCTACGACATGAAGGGGTTCAAGCCCGCGCCGCTTCCCATCACCGACGAGGCGCTGGCGCCGTGGATCGAGGCGACGCAGTTCGTTCAGAGCGATCACCCGAAGCTGATCGAAAAGGCGAAGTCGATCATCGACGAGGCGACGGCCTCCGGCGCGCTCAAGGACGCGAGCGACAGCCTGGCCGTCTCGAAGCTCCTTTGCGAGTGGGTCTACAAGAACATGAACAGCACCTTCTCCGCCCGGCTGACAAACGCGATCGAGGTGCTGGAGCACCTGGAGGGCGATTGTACGGAGCACAGCATCCTGTTTATCGGGCTGGCGCGCGCCGCGGGGCTGCCCGCGCGCGAAGTCGCCGGCCTCGTGTATGTGGAGGGCGTCCAGCCCGGCTTCTACTTCCACCAGTGGGCGAAGGTGTGGGTGGGCAAGTGGATCGATGTGGACCCGACCTTCAACCAGCCGCTGGTGGACGCCACGCACATCAAGCTGGCGGAGGGCGATCTTTTTCAGCAGGCCCGCATCATCCCGATCATCGGACAGCTTCAAATTCGGGAGGCGGAAGATCAGTAG